The sequence below is a genomic window from Pecten maximus chromosome 14, xPecMax1.1, whole genome shotgun sequence.
AGCTGCATATGagttatgtatttattttatctaattttaatatttttgtaccTTTACCTTTACCCGAAATCATGAACGTCGCTTTAAACATGTCACATTGAATAGAGAACGTATAATCAACTTCCTCAATcagatttctttttaaaatccATATATAGAAGTATACAACAATCAAATAAGAGTATAGATCTACATACTTAGCACAAAACttattatttaatgtttgtatTCTAAAATCCATTTCAATAGCTATATACCAACAGACTGTTGTTTAGAGCTCCTTTATGGACCGACACACACTTATGTTGGTTATTTAATCGATTTTATAAtctacaatatatgtatttcgATGCCTTTCAATACATCAGcaaaatacattaatatcaaATTTCCAACCACACAGGGTCGTCTCTTTAACTGGTAAATAACAAGCGGAACTCCGAAGTCGTATATTGGTCTACTCGTATTGTACTAGTGGGCGTGTTTATACTACAGTAATGTTGAACCATGTGCACACTTGAAGATCTACGCATTCGCTCTATTAATCACTTTCAGATATCAAATATAAGATTCACACAATGGTTAGACTCAGTGAAATACACAACTATTTCAAGAGTATAGTTTCCGTAGATAATCTATATGTTTATCAAATTACTACATGTAAGTATCAATACGCTACGTATACGcgggtacatgtatttgaattgaatagaattgaattgaattgaattgaactgAATTGATTGAATCTTTGATTGTATTCTGTCACTATGCGTCTttgattaatatacatgtataatacattgaAGTGACGTTTCAAGATTAAAATCACACATAATACAAACgttcatacatgtaattattccGTTTCATAAATACCTAAGTTACATACGGACTGCATGCATGCTGACATATATGACCGAACAATGGCGTTTATTCTCGAATGGCGTAGCTACAATGCCATCAATTGCAATCAGATTATCTCCTGAACCggaatatataattaatttcgAAATATGGACAGTACTACCCAATCGGGAACTGTCGGCAATTTCCATAAACGATAATTCGACAGTTTCTGATTAAATACTACCATGGTATGCAAACTTTGACAATTTAGATTATAATTTTTAAGGCAGGCTGTGATAACAAATAATCGAAATCGTTGTCCGGCCAATATATCGGTGTGTTACCCACGAACGTTTAAATACAAGGAGAGATCATTTCTTGTAAGTCTTGAgtcatacataatatgtatagtATTTGGGGACAGTTGATTTAAATGGAATTTATCGGTATCCGGAAAACTAGACCAACCTGTTCACCAAAGTGAATGTTTCCCCAAAGTAGctgtttcataaaaaaaaaaaaaaaaaaaaataataaaattattgcGCTATGCTAAGATTGTCGTCATTTGGTATTTAAAGAACTCCGTTTGGTACAAGTTTATCTCGTTGTGTATTAACTCTACACCATAATCTTATACGAACTGTTATTTTGATGTTAACAAATTCAACCATTGACAAATATTTGGTATATAAAAACATGCACTTATTGATCAGGTACCGGGATCATGAAACAGACTTAAGTCTAAGTTTTGACTTAAGCTTAAGATTTTTGACTTAAGTCTGAAAACAGACTTAAATCGAGGTTCatgaaataaaacttaagtCTTAAGTCTATTTTTCAGTCTTAAATCCTAAGACTGCTACAGGGCAGACTTAAGTCCGTTTTTTTGTCTTAAATATGGCGGACATAGTAAGATTAGTTGATCGTCTGCGACAACGAGAAGAAAGGAGAGCAGTTCGTCCGAGGACCTTTAGAGATCGGCTTAATCCTTTGGAGATGAGGACAGATGAGGAGTTGTACGCCAGGTACAGGTTCAGGAGACCCACCTTGCTATTTATTGTTCATTTGGTCGCCGATAGTATAACGCATCCAACGAGAAGATCCCAAAGTCTGCCTCCTCTCATACAGGTTCTCGTTTTTTTGAGATTTCTGGCGACAGGGGCATTTCACCAACTGATTGGCGACGCCATTCACATATCAAAGGCCACTGCTGGACGCTGCATCCGTCGTGTTGCGGACGTCCTCGTTAGATTGCGTGGGGATTTCATCAAATTCCCGACTGGGCAGGCGGCAGACAACACAAAACGTGCCTTTCACGCTATTGCAGGTGCGTATTTCCAATTAAAAGACATAAATGATATCGAATCTAGTACCACAGACAAGTTTTGAGCGTTCCACTTGATGTAAACAATGTGACTGCAGCGCCCCCATCGATAATTACGTCATATAGTACTATGTACCGTATCTAAACAAATAAACGCcctcattgttatatatgtgtgttatcaATCGTATGAGAAGGGTTTCCCTCTGTTATAAAAACATCGTTAACAACAAAAAATTGTCTAATCAGCTCTTTGCTGAAAGTCAACAATTGTGAAGCTTTGATCAATTAAAATTGCAGGTAGAAACAGTTCTAGATCAAATTATATGtttgttcttattttttttttatttcaagatattcatatgaaatgaaatattgttttaatactTATTAAGTGTACTATTTCAATTTCACAATTGAAATACTTCCATTTCATAGTGTACTTTGtcattgtacagtacatgtgcTTGTACATATCACTATGAATTTAAAAAtagttaaaaaacaaaacaaaaaagaaaaattatttgtttaatatagCTTTTATTTGGGAAACAACTTAGGATTCATAAcagtaattaaaatatatatatattgcacatGCATATGTACAGCTTCCTGTTTCAAGCAATTGATTGTCCTTGAAAtaacataaaaagaaaattttgatcAAATGTGGTGATTCGAACCGAGCAAAATATCATTTGGGGCTTTCTGAAACTAgttatatatgaataaaaattCAAGAACAAATGTGAAAATCTGCACAACTTAGGACCATGTGTAATGtgcatattgaaatgaaataattctaTCTAACTGCTTCAATTTAAGaggaggcccatgggcctcaacagtcacctgagtttagaaatattaaagttaatttaatttaccctgctggccccgcccatcagctcAGGGCCAACGTGTGCATACCATcgagctgtcatcccatgctgataatgttaacaaagttattatgaatttcaataaaatcaaacaactgatagtcaaaaatttgatttccctatataaactattgtaaagtttaccccctcctcaggggcaaacgtgagaccccaggagcatgaaatttacaattttggtaaagtacctgAAGACTTTTCCATGCATATGAAGTGTACtatttttaggccaacaccaccatatgtgcaaatatttacataaggAAGCGTTTTCTAAACTGCTGGCCAAAGACTGCAGTAATAAGTTCCACTAAAGAAACAAATTCATAATTctaaaacttcattaaaatctggttttattttcatattgtagaactattctctcaatatTAAACTACATGCATTTTGATATTGGAATAACACTATTTTCTTCAATCTTCACATTTAGAagtaaaaagttttaaacagttgtCGAAATTGCAGGCCTCagaccgcaagtaattaccATCTAcgttctttttaaaaatttttttatagaCAATCCATAAATTTACTCGACATGGGCCACTCATGATGATCACAAAGACACTGAGACTGACTTTGAACTACAGGGAAAGTCTCAAAacatcattttaataaaatggctatgtcaaacaaacaaacaaacaaacaattttccttctctcatttgtatcattatgtttttattgggtttttcgaagaagttttttttttaaatttcagttaatttcaatttcaacacattttattgtcatttaattCGACAAATGGATctgacatcaggcatagcctatttAAGTCATCtccatataaacatatatacaggtaacaattttTTAATCTCGAATATAACAGAAGTAgtatacataattttatatatattaacaggaacatatatatgaatatctCTTGGATATGACTTGTTAGCAGGACCCACTCGATGAGATCGGCTGATGTTGGCCTCTGTAATCATGATACCAAGttcatttaaaatcatttgaccctttttgacaTTGCCCATAAGCCAAAGGAGTCAGGCAGTTTATAAACTAAAAATCTTGAATTGTGTATTTTTAAGGCATGCCACAGGTATTGGGATGCATTGATGGGACATTTGTCAGAATATCTACACCAAGAGAAAATGAACCTGACTATGTCAATAGAAAAGGATTCCATTCTCTGAATGttcaggtataatgtgtaaaaaTAGAAACTTTAATATTGATCAAGATTTCATGCAGAATGGATACCTTAAttgctacatgtatttaagaAAAGAATAGTTTTATCTGTGACAAGTACTGCATTCATGTTAGCTCActgaaatgtatacattgtatttacctgGTATTAAATCTCAAATACATGCATACCACATTCCCCAATGTGAAGTCTATAATtctttcattatttaatatgaaaaaaaaaccaccttTGAAATATGCATACTTATTTCACTTTCACAGATGGTCTGCAACAACAACTTCATCATAACCAACTGTGTGGCCCGTTGGCCTGGTTCATGTCATGACTCAAGAGTGTTCCGAGAAAGTCAGCTTTGTCATGACTTTGAAAATGGTAATAAACATTCATGTAAAACTATGTACTGTACCCTATAAAAttgatgttacatcaatatatcaagttcatcaaacaatatatatcattttcatttgttaCAAATCATTTGTGGTATATCCAAATATTTATGAAGATTTAAcagtacataattataattttgaataaGAAGATATATTACTTTTGAGAATTAAATTGAAAGTAATGTCACTTTACACAATGATATATCTATGAATGATGAATAAACAATGAAAAGAGAAACTTGAAGAAGCTATAATCCTTAATTATAACAGACCTATACAGTGGATTCCTGCTAGGGGACTCAGGCTACCCTTGCCGCAGGTATTTGATGACACCATACAATCACACCAATGATATTAGACACCGGGAGCGATTCAATGGAGCATTGTGTAGAACAAGAGTGGTCATCGAGCAGACGTTTGGAATTTTGAAGAGGCGCTTCAGCTGCCTATCAATTGGTCTGAGAACAAACCCAAACAGAGCATGCAAATATATTGTGGCATGTGCCATATTGCACAACATAGGTATCTTAAGACAAGATATAGTATCAGAAACAGTTGATGACCTAGTAGTACAAGGCCCAGATGTTCTGGAACATaatcatttaaatgaaaatggaTTTGGGATAAGAGAGAACATGGCAAGAAACCTTTTTTCTTAGTAATTTTCTATAGCTAGGTACTCTCTGGAGTGGGGCAGTgcaagcatatatatatacatttatgggCCAGTGGGGTTAGAGTCACCattcaaaatctgttcccctttttCCAAAGATTTTTGTGACCAAATAAGATAAAAATCTATTCAGAACTTATAAGAGCAGTAATTTATAGGGCTTagattacctctattttcccaaTCAGACCCCGCCCATTCCGCACTTTGGGAGTCACCCcttatgcaaaatctgctcccttcacccaatgatgtttctgaccaaatttggttaaaatccacaaagtattttatgactagtagcggttaaaagaaaatgttgacagaACAAATTGTAGTGGAAAAGTTTCAGAAACAT
It includes:
- the LOC117341804 gene encoding putative nuclease HARBI1 codes for the protein MADIVRLVDRLRQREERRAVRPRTFRDRLNPLEMRTDEELYARYRFRRPTLLFIVHLVADSITHPTRRSQSLPPLIQVLVFLRFLATGAFHQLIGDAIHISKATAGRCIRRVADVLVRLRGDFIKFPTGQAADNTKRAFHAIAGMPQVLGCIDGTFVRISTPRENEPDYVNRKGFHSLNVQMVCNNNFIITNCVARWPGSCHDSRVFRESQLCHDFENDLYSGFLLGDSGYPCRRYLMTPYNHTNDIRHRERFNGALCRTRVVIEQTFGILKRRFSCLSIGLRTNPNRACKYIVACAILHNIGILRQDIVSETVDDLVVQGPDVLEHNHLNENGFGIRENMARNLFS